A genomic region of Bactrocera dorsalis isolate Fly_Bdor chromosome 3, ASM2337382v1, whole genome shotgun sequence contains the following coding sequences:
- the LOC105229697 gene encoding phormicin has product MKTIVLFAGLICAFCLLQAISAAPAGADVGEPEETQLPGFGEQPLSELIRQKRATCDLLSGFGIKHSACAAHCLLRGNRGGYCNGRGVCECRN; this is encoded by the coding sequence ATGAAGACAATCGTACTTTTTGCCGGTCTCATCTGCGCCTTCTGTCTGTTACAGGCGATCAGTGCCGCACCTGCTGGAGCAGATGTTGGAGAACCAGAGGAGACACAATTGCCCGGCTTTGGGGAGCAACCGCTTTCGGAGTTGATTCGTCAAAAGCGCGCCACTTGcgatctactgagcggtttCGGCATCAAGCACAGTGCGTGTGCAGCTCATTGTCTACTCCGTGGCAATCGTGGCGGTTACTGCAATGGACGTGGAGTTTGCGAATGTCGTAATTAA
- the LOC105229698 gene encoding sapecin: MKTIVLFAAFLCVFCLLQGTNAAPADAAALEADDAQLAVLKEEPSVELSRQKRATCDLLSGTGVNHSACAAHCILRGNRGGYCNGSAVCVCRN, encoded by the coding sequence ATGAAGACAATCGTGCTTTTCGCTGCTTTCCTCTGCGTTTTCTGCCTGCTCCAAGGCACCAATGCAGCTCCCGCTGATGCAGCTGCTCTGGAGGCCGATGACGCACAATTAGCTGTGCTAAAGGAAGAGCCTTCAGTGGAGTTGAGTCGCCAAAAACGCGCCACTTGTGATCTATTGAGCGGGACCGGTGTTAATCACAGCGCTTGTGCAGCCCACTGCATACTCCGTGGCAACCGTGGCGGTTATTGTAATGGTAGCGCTGTCTGTGTCTGCCGCAACTAA
- the LOC105229699 gene encoding ataxin-10, translating into MNCSKNTEPLESLKRIEIFLQSPPLDDTNAPHYIEQLKALRNLCAVDPAHQNTIAEHEHFNEQLHQLLFDNSITPRPPQNLQLMALQLLANAIVQNPNSQRNIWRRHGAAIVECGLVAPLGRHTNILLMIVYNVLKGSAVSNMEQQALCAAVRTWQAIVDERSEDSYEFLHFLFEHFIVHGGHNTVRYYAHLTPAERISFLEYLVHYLRQDSPNGHIHQFLLKYITKEFNIKSDRILICKPDSAQLPASDPMPAREAYALLRVIASATGSEFYADKYVSEQSLFLNVSSLLRCLAQVGKESQNIFTPMNKLEEVALTSNISRDFETELSFELKTLLVRCIANLLYKNPANQGYCIDTQLLPTLLECTNMDARNPLLKEWSILAIRNACYGCPEIQAMIANMTNKGAAQNDIIDELNLDMGALRIKPSR; encoded by the exons ATGAACTGCAGTAAAAA CACTGAACCGCTGGAGAGCCTTAAAAGAATTGAAATATTCTTGCAGTCACCACCATTGGATGACACAAATGCACCACATTATATAGAGCAATTGAAGGCGCTGCGAAATCTTTGTGCCGTAGATCCGGCACATCAGAATACAATTGCTGAACATGAACATTTCAATGAACAGTTGCATCAGCTACTATTTGATAACAGCATAACGCCTAGACCACCACAGAATCTACAACTTATGGCGCTGCAGTTACTCGCAAATGCAATTGTGCAAAATCCAAATTCGCAACGCAACATTTGGCGACGTCATGGCGCTGCTATTGTAGAGTGTGGATTGGTGGCACCACTAGGTCGTCATACTAATATACTGCTTATGATAGTATACAATGTGTTGAAAGGTTCTGCAGTGTCGAATATGGAACAACAGGCGTTGTGTGCTGCAGTTCGCACATGGCAAGCAATTGTGGATGAACGCAGCGAGGATAGCTATGAATTTCTACATTTTCTCTTTGAACATTTCATTGTACATGGTGGGCACAATACCGTACGCTATTATGCGCACTTGACGCCGGCAGAACGCATTTCCTTTCTAGAATATTTAGTGCATTATCTGCGTCAAGACAGTCCAAATGGTCACATACATCAATTCCTGTTGAAATACATAACCAAAGAGTTCAATATCAAATCTGATCGTATATTAATCTGCAAACCGGATAGCGCCCAGCTGCCTGCCTCTGATCCAATGCCCGCGCGTGAAGCTTATGCGCTATTGCGTGTAATTGCCAGCGCGACTGGAAGTGAATTCTATGCAGACAAATATGTGAGCGAACAGTCACTGTTTTTGAATGTGAGTAGCCTGCTACGTTGTCTGGCGCAAGTGGGTAAAGAgtcccaaaatatttttacgcccATGAATAAATTGGAAGAAGTGGCGCTCACATCGAACATATCGCGTGATTTCGAAACAGAGTTGTCATTTGAGCTGAAAACCTTATTGGTGCGTTGCATAGCGaatttgctttacaaaaatccAGCTAATCAAGGCTACTGCATAGACACACAATTGTTGCCCACTTTGCTGGAATGTACCAATATGGATGCACGAAATCCAC TGCTGAAGGAGTGGAGCATATTGGCAATTCGCAATGCTTGTTACGGCTGTCCAGAGATTCAGGCAATGATAGCGAATATGACGAATAAAGGCGCTGCACAAAATGATATTATTGACGAATTGAACTTGGATATGGGTGCTCTGCGCATTAAACCGAGTCGGTGA